A region of Planococcus sp. MSAK28401 DNA encodes the following proteins:
- the aceB gene encoding malate synthase A — MIRVLTKSNVQITGEAVPGMEEILTPEALEFIEKLHTRFDKRRIELLEKRQVRQQELDSGKKLDFLPETKEIREGGWKIAPLPEDMKDRRVEITGPTNRKMLINALNSGAKMFMADLEDATAPSWYNVIDGQVNLHDAVRRQIDFEIPETGKKYTLNEKTAVLMVRPRGWHLPEKNLLIDGKPTSGSLVDFGLYFFHNAKELIDRGTGPYFYLPKLESHLEARLWNDVFIFAQDELGIPQGTIRATVLIETIMAAFEMDEILYELRDHSAGLNCGRWDYIFSVIKRMRNNPDYIFPDRAQVTMTVPFMKAYTSLCIKICHRRGAPAMGGMAAQIPVKGDEEANTAAFNKVAEDKRREVTDGHDGTWVAHPGMVQTAMEQFDNYMPTPNQIDKQRDDVHVATEQLVEVPEGSITEDGLRSNISVGIQYIASWLSGNGAAPINNLMEDAATAEISRSQVWQWIRHPKGVLEDGRKVDVSLFHEVIEEEDALIKQAVGEQRYNAGHYAEARELFISLTLQSDFAEFLTLPGYEKLN, encoded by the coding sequence GTGATCCGTGTGCTGACGAAATCGAATGTACAGATTACAGGTGAAGCAGTTCCAGGCATGGAGGAGATCCTGACTCCCGAAGCGTTGGAGTTCATTGAAAAGCTGCACACTCGTTTCGACAAGCGTCGGATCGAATTGCTTGAGAAACGCCAGGTGCGCCAACAAGAACTCGATAGCGGCAAAAAGCTTGATTTCCTCCCTGAAACGAAAGAAATCCGTGAAGGGGGCTGGAAGATTGCTCCCCTTCCAGAAGATATGAAAGACCGCCGAGTGGAAATCACCGGCCCGACCAACCGCAAAATGCTCATCAACGCGCTGAACTCTGGCGCGAAGATGTTCATGGCGGACCTTGAAGACGCAACAGCGCCAAGCTGGTACAACGTCATCGACGGACAAGTCAATTTGCATGATGCAGTTCGCCGGCAAATCGATTTTGAAATTCCTGAAACCGGCAAGAAATACACGCTTAATGAAAAAACAGCAGTGTTGATGGTACGTCCGCGCGGCTGGCATCTTCCCGAGAAAAATCTACTCATTGATGGAAAGCCGACTTCCGGCAGCCTGGTCGATTTCGGGCTCTACTTTTTCCACAATGCCAAAGAGCTGATAGACCGCGGCACTGGCCCTTACTTCTATTTACCGAAACTTGAAAGCCATTTGGAAGCACGCCTTTGGAACGATGTGTTCATCTTTGCACAAGATGAGCTCGGCATTCCGCAAGGCACAATCCGGGCGACGGTGTTGATCGAGACGATCATGGCAGCATTCGAAATGGACGAAATCCTTTACGAACTGCGCGACCATTCCGCCGGCCTCAACTGCGGCCGCTGGGATTATATCTTTTCTGTCATCAAGCGGATGCGCAACAATCCGGATTATATCTTTCCGGACCGCGCCCAGGTAACGATGACCGTGCCATTCATGAAAGCCTATACCTCACTATGCATCAAAATTTGCCATCGAAGAGGGGCTCCAGCGATGGGCGGCATGGCGGCACAAATCCCGGTCAAGGGCGATGAAGAAGCAAACACGGCCGCTTTCAACAAAGTTGCTGAAGACAAGCGCCGTGAAGTGACGGACGGCCATGATGGCACGTGGGTTGCCCACCCAGGCATGGTCCAGACGGCGATGGAGCAATTTGACAACTACATGCCGACACCGAACCAGATCGACAAACAGCGCGACGATGTCCACGTGGCCACAGAACAGCTGGTCGAAGTTCCTGAAGGATCGATCACTGAAGATGGCCTGCGTTCCAATATCTCAGTCGGCATCCAATATATCGCCTCTTGGCTTTCCGGAAACGGCGCTGCACCGATCAATAATTTGATGGAAGATGCAGCAACAGCGGAAATTTCCCGTTCCCAAGTGTGGCAATGGATCCGCCATCCGAAAGGCGTCTTAGAAGATGGACGTAAAGTCGACGTCAGCTTGTTCCACGAAGTCATCGAAGAAGAAGATGCTTTGATCAAACAAGCGGTCGGCGAACAGCGCTACAATGCCGGACACTACGCGGAAGCCCGCGAGTTGTTTATAAGTCTCACCTTGCAAAGTGATTTTGCTGAATTCTTGACGCTGCCAGGGTACGAAAAACTAAACTA